The DNA sequence CTTTGGTACTCTCTAGATCTTCAGTTGTGGCCGCCTTCGTTTCTCTGAGATTCCCATGAAGCTGGCTGGGTTGCTGCAGCATCCAGACCCCATTGTCATCAACCATGTCATTAGGTAAAAGAGCCTTCCCATCCTCCTCTTCCCATTTCAGAGCCCTTTACCTTTGGCTTGATCTAAAAGCCAAAGAGAAGTAGCACGTTTGGTTTCTTGCCTGCTGCGCGTGTGTAGGTTTGGCCCAGGTCTGTGGGATGAACATAGCTGTAAGCTTAGCCATCCCCTCCTGTGTCCTGCCTGCAGCGTAGACCCTAACGACCAAAAGAAGACCGCATGCTATGACATTGACGTGGAGGTGGACGACCCACTGAAGGCCCAGATGAGCAATTTTCTGGCCTCTACCACCAATCAGCAGGAGATAGCCTCCCTTGATGTCAAGGTGGGCCCTCAGCCCCTCTAGCCGCTGGGATCCAGGATGGGGCTGGGCCGGCTCTGTTGTGCATTTCTGCATTTGAGCACCTTGCGACAGTATCGGTGAGTCCGGACTGACACACGGACTCTCTTCTCCAGATCCATGAGACCATTGAGTCCATCAACCAGCTAAAGACCCAGAGGGATTTCATGCTCAGCTTTAGCACTGACCCTCAGGACTTCATCCAGGAATGGCTCCGCTCCCAGCGCCGAGACCTCAAGGTGTGGTCCCCATCCTGAGGTTGATCCCAGGCTAGGCCCTGAGGGATGTTTACCCAGGTCACAACTTCGCTTCCTGGGGCCGACTGGCGCAGGGGCGGGCATAGGGCTGTACGCAGCTCTCCTCCTGGCTCTCTGCAGATCATCACGGATGTGATCGGGAATCCGGAAGAGGAGAGACGAGCTGCTTTCTACCATCAGCCGTGGGCCCAAGAAGCAGTGGGGAGGCACATTTTTGCCAAGGTGAGGCTCTGCCCTATGTGCCCTCTTGAGCTCGTGGGCAGCAGAGTCCTGAGCCACTCGTCTCTGCTCTCTCCCGCCAGGTGCAGCAGCGAAGGCAGGAACTGGAACAGGTGCTGGGAATCCGCTTGACCTAACTGCTCAGGGACCCCCTCCTCTGCTGGGAAGGGGACCACCCTCTGGGGTCACAGACACATAGGCTAAGGATGGGATGAGGGGTGCCTCCtgtccccctctgctccccagctAGAGTTTCATAAATGTAGTGCTAGGATTCCTTGTTGCTTGGTCCCCAAAGCCTTATACTTACTTTTTACTTTGGCTTTAAATGGGTTCTCCACAGCTgcctcctctgctccctgcaGGCAGGCGGGCCCCAGTCGGTCCGCTGGAGGCTGTGCTTTGATTGACATTGTCACGGAGACCTTTCAGACCCAGGCCCGCTGGCTTTGCTTGTTTACAGACCCCCTTGGGGCCAGTGTCcgagctggctctggggagctggGTGAGGGAGAGGAGCACAGCTCACACTCTTCCTGGCCTTTCTAAACCAAAGTTCTTTGCCATTCCTACCAGCCCAGCCTTGCTgctggtttttccttttctttgggtatTTGCACTATGTGGGAAGCAGGTTTTTCTATGCGGGAGCCACTTTTTTTGTACAGGGGTAAGTTGGGGTTTTCAGGGAGCCCTGTTTGGTGCCTCCTTCTGTTTTTCCTCAATCTATGCAAGCGGCTCTGGCCGCCATCATCTCCTCGGACGCCAGAGGCCTGCCAGCCCAGCTCTTGAGCCCAGGGTGGTAGAGCTGCCTCGGAGGGGGCTCCAGTTCTCTGGCATGGCCTGAGGTACGGGTGTGCGTGCTTGGTGGAGGGCGGGGGGATGtgagggggcaggggggaaggtCTGTTGCTGCCCTTCAGAGCTTGGTAGAAGGGTGGACCCCAGGGCTTGGCAAGTGCCACTTCTGGCAGGTTTGGAAATTTCCAAATAAATCCTTGTTTATTGGTGGTACCCGGACCTGGTCATTCAACAGTGTGGCCACTCAGTAACAGACTAAAGTCCTTAAGGGCTTATCCTGCAGAGCTTTATTTGAGGGATCCACAGAGAAGACAAGCACCTCACTTCCACAGCTTCTTGATAGACATATTTTTCTCACTGTCCTTCTGCATGAcctggagagagaaagcacccagttataaatggaataataaacaCAGGCTCTGTCCCCGCTGTTCAAAACCCCATCTGCAAGGGTAGAGAGATGGGAGGCCTCTACCTTGGCGACAGCCATCTCGAAGTCCTCCTGCGTGACGTGGACCCGCCGCTCCCGCAAGGCGTACATGCCGGCTTCGGTGCACACACCCTGAGCAGAGAAGGGAAGCCAGACACTGCTGCTGTGTCCCAGAAGCCACAGCTTTCTGCCTCAGCCCCCCTTTCCTTGGGCCCTCTGGTTACCTTCACTTCAGCCCCTGATGCGCCAGGCATGAGCTCGGCGATTTTCCGCAGGTTGATCCCCCGGGTCAGGTTCATTTTCCGAGAATGAATCTTTAAGATGTCCAGCCGGGCCtaaagagaggggagagagagaaaacctgagCCCTGTGGCCTCCCCCAACAGACAGAGAcactcccagctctgcccctcacAGACCTCCTCATTGGGTGGCGGGAATTCAATTTTTCTGTCGATGCGCCCAGGGCGAAGCAGAGCGGAGTCCAGGATGTCAATCCTATTCGTGGCCATGATAACCTGAGTGGAGAAAGGGGGTGGTGGCAGCATCAGCCAAGCCCTTCCTCAGGCTGCTTCTCGCCCAGGGCCTTCCCTTGGACACCACCTCACCTTGATATTCTTGGTGGCCTCAAAGCCATCGAGCTGGTTGAGCAGCTCCAGCATCGTCCGCTGCACCTCACTGTCCCCTCCAGAACCCCCCTCCAGCCGTGAGGAGCCAATGGAGTCAATTTCGTCCATGAAGATGATAGACGGAGCGTGTTCTCGCGCCATGACGAACAGCTCCCTCACCATCCTTGCCCCTGTGCAGAGGCCAAGCTGGTGTTACGGAGGCAATGAGCTCCCtaccctccctgccacccccttACTTTCGCTTGGTTTTCATGTTTCTGCCCATAGTTACCTTCCCCAATGAATTTCTGTACCAATTCAGAGCCAGAAACGCGAATAAAGGTGCAGTCTGTATGATGAGCCACAGCCCGGGCCAACAGTGTCTTCCCAGTGCCTGGGGGTCCATACAGCAGCACCCCCTAGAGAGGAACAGCAGGACTCAGAGCAGAAGCCAGTCCCATTACACTAGGGAACATGTATCAAGTGCTCACTCTGGGCTATACCCTGTGCTCGATGCCAGGGGTATAAAACATGAACGCTGAGGTCCTTCCTAGTGCTTTTCTCTGAGCTACTGCAGTACCCTGGCAGCGCTCCTCCGAGCCCCTCTTCCCTGGGGAGGGCCAGCGCAAGTGGTGTCTCCTTACAGGGGAGTGACACCTCCCCTGGGGCAGGACGTGCCGGTAACAGCGTGACCCTTCCACACAACTCTCGCTTCTCACCTTGGGCTGCGCAATGCCCAGCGCTTCAAAGAGCTCAGGATGCTTGACAGGCAGCTCGATCACTTCTTTGATCTCCTTAATCTGCTTGTCCAGTCCGCCGATCATCTCATAGGTTGAATCTGGCACCTTTTCCACCATCATCAGTGACACCAGTGGGTCTACCTTGTTGGGCAAGATCTTGTGCAGAGTGTAGCTGTCGTTCCTTAGAGCCACCCGGCAATTGGG is a window from the Neovison vison isolate M4711 chromosome 5, ASM_NN_V1, whole genome shotgun sequence genome containing:
- the PSMC5 gene encoding 26S proteasome regulatory subunit 8 — protein: MALDGPEQMELEEGKAGSGLRQYYLSKIEELQLIVNDKSQNLRRLQAQRNELNAKVRLLREELQLLQEQGSYVGEVVRAMDKKKVLVKVHPEGKFVVDVDKNIDINDVTPNCRVALRNDSYTLHKILPNKVDPLVSLMMVEKVPDSTYEMIGGLDKQIKEIKEVIELPVKHPELFEALGIAQPKGVLLYGPPGTGKTLLARAVAHHTDCTFIRVSGSELVQKFIGEGARMVRELFVMAREHAPSIIFMDEIDSIGSSRLEGGSGGDSEVQRTMLELLNQLDGFEATKNIKVIMATNRIDILDSALLRPGRIDRKIEFPPPNEEARLDILKIHSRKMNLTRGINLRKIAELMPGASGAEVKGVCTEAGMYALRERRVHVTQEDFEMAVAKVMQKDSEKNMSIKKLWK